Proteins encoded together in one Halalkaliarchaeum sp. AArc-CO window:
- a CDS encoding mechanosensitive ion channel family protein has translation MSVLQLQSVWEAIDVGAVATGLVAFVVGFVVVFLLGKIAFVPVVRRALGTRGFDEAVQSLGTSVANAVVWLAAIAVAFTVAGYGAFLSAFAVFGGAFALAIGFAAQDLLGNFVAGVFILKDKPFEVGDWIEWDGKSGRVEDIDLRVSRVRTFDNERITVPNGDLANNAVKNPVAYETLRQKFVFGIGYDDDIDEATDYIIEAAKDHPEILADPAPSVRLVDLGDSDVGLQARIWIEEPDRADFMRVRSEYVQAVKERFDEEGIDIPYVHRELTGSVELVERARGADD, from the coding sequence ATGTCAGTGTTGCAGCTCCAGTCGGTGTGGGAGGCCATCGACGTCGGCGCGGTCGCGACCGGGCTCGTCGCGTTCGTCGTCGGGTTCGTCGTCGTCTTCCTGCTGGGCAAGATCGCGTTCGTGCCAGTCGTTCGGAGAGCCCTCGGGACGCGAGGGTTCGACGAGGCGGTCCAGAGCCTCGGAACCAGCGTCGCGAACGCAGTCGTGTGGCTCGCAGCAATCGCCGTCGCCTTCACCGTCGCCGGCTACGGCGCGTTCCTCTCGGCGTTCGCCGTCTTCGGGGGCGCGTTCGCGCTGGCGATCGGGTTCGCCGCACAGGATCTTCTGGGCAACTTCGTCGCCGGCGTGTTCATCCTCAAGGACAAGCCGTTCGAGGTCGGCGACTGGATCGAGTGGGACGGTAAAAGCGGCCGGGTCGAGGACATCGACCTCCGCGTCTCGCGGGTTCGGACGTTCGACAACGAACGAATTACCGTCCCGAACGGCGATCTCGCCAACAACGCAGTGAAAAACCCCGTCGCCTACGAGACACTCCGCCAGAAGTTCGTCTTCGGGATCGGCTACGACGACGATATCGACGAAGCAACCGATTACATCATCGAGGCTGCAAAAGACCATCCGGAGATCCTCGCCGATCCGGCGCCGTCGGTTCGGCTGGTGGATCTGGGCGACTCCGACGTCGGGCTCCAGGCTCGGATCTGGATCGAAGAGCCCGACCGCGCCGACTTCATGCGGGTTCGCTCGGAGTACGTTCAGGCGGTAAAAGAGCGGTTCGACGAGGAGGGGATCGACATCCCCTACGTCCACCGCGAGCTCACCGGCAGCGTCGAACTCGTCGAACGGGCGAGAGGCGCCGACGACTGA
- a CDS encoding phytoene/squalene synthase family protein, translated as MIDDEQIARSKAIQQRTGKTFHVATRLLPERVREATYVLYAFFRVADEVVDDPGGKGPAEQRAELERIRRAALGEESTDDPVLSAFSELRVEYGIDDRDVNVFVDAMVADIDTSRYETYEELEVYMDGSAAAVGRMMTAVMDPDSPEDALSHATALGEAFQLTNFLRDVREDVLERDRIYLPKSTLSDHGVTEEQIERLRMDEGFAAAMRTELARAERLYRDGVAGIKYLPKDCQLAVLLAAVLYADHHRLIRKRNYDVLSETPQLSLSRKLYLLAKTRWKWSWNKDPEAVFRDVAAGFGEERPSPGRGPHDPPAVGTD; from the coding sequence ATGATCGATGACGAACAGATCGCCCGAAGCAAGGCGATCCAACAGCGGACCGGGAAGACGTTTCACGTCGCCACGCGACTCCTTCCCGAGCGCGTCCGCGAGGCGACGTACGTTCTGTATGCGTTCTTTCGTGTTGCAGACGAAGTCGTCGACGATCCCGGTGGCAAGGGGCCCGCCGAACAGCGGGCGGAGCTCGAGCGGATCCGTCGGGCTGCACTCGGGGAGGAGTCGACGGACGATCCCGTCCTGTCGGCGTTTTCGGAGCTTCGCGTCGAGTACGGGATCGACGACCGGGACGTGAACGTCTTCGTCGACGCGATGGTAGCCGACATCGACACCTCCAGATACGAGACCTACGAGGAGCTGGAGGTGTACATGGACGGCTCCGCCGCCGCGGTCGGCCGGATGATGACCGCCGTAATGGATCCAGACTCGCCGGAAGATGCGCTCTCTCACGCGACTGCGCTGGGGGAAGCGTTTCAGCTCACGAACTTCCTCCGGGACGTTCGGGAGGACGTACTCGAGCGCGATCGGATCTACCTCCCGAAGTCGACGCTTTCCGACCACGGAGTCACCGAAGAGCAGATCGAACGCCTCCGGATGGACGAGGGGTTCGCTGCGGCGATGCGGACGGAGCTCGCCCGCGCGGAACGCCTCTACCGGGACGGTGTCGCCGGGATCAAGTATTTGCCGAAGGATTGCCAACTGGCAGTCCTGCTCGCTGCGGTACTGTACGCCGACCACCACCGACTCATCCGCAAGCGGAACTACGACGTCCTCTCGGAGACGCCCCAACTGTCGCTTTCCCGAAAACTGTATCTGCTGGCGAAAACCCGCTGGAAGTGGTCCTGGAACAAGGATCCGGAAGCCGTCTTTCGCGACGTCGCCGCGGGATTCGGGGAAGAACGGCCGAGTCCCGGACGCGGGCCGCACGATCCGCCGGCCGTGGGAACGGATTAA
- a CDS encoding HVO_2523 family zinc finger protein, with translation MTANPTGGGRPCPLCGRPMARRHCKYVCPSHGVVYDCSDTFWY, from the coding sequence GTGACAGCGAACCCGACTGGTGGCGGCCGACCGTGCCCGCTCTGTGGCCGCCCCATGGCCCGTCGCCACTGCAAGTATGTCTGTCCCAGTCACGGCGTCGTCTACGACTGTTCGGATACGTTCTGGTACTGA
- a CDS encoding LAGLIDADG family homing endonuclease, producing the protein MSDAERTVEEIDLPIKRTEGETLKERLTDNAYENILPARYLRKNADGELIETQEELFVRIAENIALAEAVFEAEKRGVEVTVTPDQLKPDHPRRDELAEEVFGKGVTSEDDAETTLSVYNVNKFAYETIVPELPPEIAAVVQEKAEEFRKIMEDLSFVPNCVPPDSLVAAGGGMKPLTDVEPGERVYDDVDGNANVEEKYQNGEKPVLEIETDSGYTVRATPEHYFRVIDERGEYAWRQLKELEPRDTIALQRNFLDDDGEQPVLRTETHATDGGTSASLPSLGRDRLSIETPETVTPDFAEWLGLYIGDGTARESGVRMAFDDADEDLVEHWSSLTEKVFGFEPTAGPHGEAACIIGRASRRELYDFLEGNDLLKDSSKTATVPDTVLRSGRTAVARFLRGLFEADGTVGERSIELYTHSEALASQAQKLLLGLGIRSTIREKRDGYRVSIRKNRCGKRFVEQVGFISDRKRSHAKRFETVADSATSLKIPNQTERLLEWYRESDLDHDAYKDLSQFLIDPTSEYHQEIGEELFETYAETYPELWESPVAEHVERDQFYEPVVSITELGTMAVEDMQVPRRNTYVVEGFVSHNSPTIMNAGDELQQLSACFVDSPEDDITDIHQTMKEAAEVFQCLTEDTTVFVEDKGLVSIADVEPGDEIRGRDGEGHRTRRVEETHAYDDAPVFRVVTEAGIELTGTPNHELFVDGDWTRIDEIEPGDALSVRLGWIPDIGEEVELASVESGVRESISTPTDGELAAETRLSPRSVARYREQQSLEPNGRPAKAVTQPTTLTADLAELVGMWVGDGSTHEDGIRFHLRREETLEHADRLCRELFDEGLDWQWADDCYDAVLHSHEIRRFWLENFGDANPESTTASVPGPVRRADRDVIAGFLRGLYSTDGSLQKGAYPRLWSASAELIDDVQQLFVGLGIPAATWEHDSTDRDYDNVGPTGEVGLERFADLVGFVDGRTEEMRSELAEIDHAGTTFGTIDGSTWEVPVERVEAAGTDVVYDVTVEEEPEYVASSVVSHNSGGGMGYAFWKLRPYGDAVGSTGGIASGPITFMRTYDQMCFVPETKILTPGGTTSIEELDEGQLVIDENGDAQPVTETMERFVDEEIVEITPKRINKPLRVTEEHPFKVVRDDGFEWIDAGDLEEGDHLVLGHWSDENDIAIDGTIDLTGLASGPLVFTDGGVVINREHYGVSKGTPPAAFESEVPTEDFATVAGWYLAEGSIRYQRRIPSTVTFTLNNDERAAAEEIREALNSFGVDSRIREVEDRNTLHVHAEHTSFAGFIEGTFGTGASEKSVPRFLWNAPVSVQARVLETLFEGDGRLEKRGKSQRVQLKLANEEIVDFVFQVGVRCGVQFSRHDRTPEDRQPTYSVSASVSTALGTPLECLFEEVPDGFAPRDRTKQANGREVVAIDSIERTHYSGPVYNAEVAGTHTYVAEDVVVHNCETIAQGGARRGAQMGVMRVSHPDVIQFIHAKNKDVSLAHSLRLNDPDDYTHNSFKEALEEARELIDDEGRVPKHLRNAVEGHLSNFNISVGVTDDFMEALYNDEEFTFTNPRTGEPHVATPETKELYDMFGLGEYVEVGEVLSVPAAEIWQDIVEGAHENGEPGVIYLERVNKEHSFDVEDHPDHRILATNPCVTGDTLISTESGLIPAEELYEQGVARDVVVDGRLSEDRVKEASSVYRTGEKEVYKLTTEEGYELRLTADHRVMTDDGWVEAADLDAGDTVHVQNRKGEFGRHGSAAEGRVLGWLVGDGQMKSSEERAVLHFYDRDTELSEEFAGYVNEIVRNPIGNADYGVGVTQIQRRESHRSEAGREERVRSERLYELAADLGLEADKLQVPEAVFKGSEEMVRGFLQSLFTADGSVQGTKENGRTVRLASVDVDLLAQVQQLLLNFGIASTIYEGRKSSGKRELPDGNGGTKEYETQGFHDLVISKDNLVRFRDEIGFLREDKQSKLEAHIDSYTHGPYSETYTATVESVFEDGTEEVFDLTETDTHSFIGNGIVVHNCGEQPLEEYEACNLGHINLSTLAALDAPDWRAWSAEHEDEYDSQAEAVEAFLEEAIDFEEFDYRIDRGTRFLENVVTMSDFPVEKIEQKVREMRKIGLGIMGLAQLYVQLGVRYGSETGNEIARQLMTHINHTSKWTSHELAEDRGAFADWEDSKYANPTEYAEWFEHHTGLDADEWEDGFPIRNHNTTTIAPTGCVDEDSLISTDEGLQPIKNLDETTAEFEQWDEIEVGVSTDGGTKTATAVYDNGFADVRRIETEGGFSVAATPNHRFRTLTDDGEYAWKEADDFEPGDTVMLQRGTFQNGPRTSLDTSEKGNRHWNSDENLTLPEEMTPELAEFLGYFMGDGYVHDDVGIKLVVESDAEELDTYLRELGESLFGVEPTVEDRDTRHVLVFGGRHLPRYFEDNGWKKADGNTGEGAASAFVPEEVLASDEAVAKAFLRGLFEADGTASRKVELSTVSETLADQVQTLLLSLGVVFVRDVLEMDAREDHYGDHPRHCLRGANRREDKRFLEEVGFVTKSTEIELTAQSYKNDTYPPAIVEALRDVDGYDAVSSSVKHRVNQSPRNGSVSRKLVRDVEAETGETVHLDGRCLTDFYAATVETVSEEKAYTKDISVPSNNTYVANGFVTHNTTSMLGNTTGGCEPIYNVAYYKNVTDDVQGDEMLVEFDDYFLRVLEANDIDVSSVKKEAQEQMAANEFDGVEGLSTVPDSIGELFVITEDLSGKQHASVQCACQEGVDSAISKTCNFPNEATVEDMDEVYRYIYDHGGKGVTVYRDGTRSKQVLTTRAKNTDFADESEAAEAITEQIQEVFGGLESFLENDDVREALDAEIEALLESVDDGSKYTERRARPDSLTGVTQRIDTGYGKMYVTVNEDENGEPFELFANIGHSGGFTNSFTEALAKVISTALRSGVDPHEIVDELQGTRSPKVAWDKGEQIQSIPDAIGTAMRRYLDDEIEKGYPQQQRLEEAAGGMSAAVGDNDVHDVDSDEETDGGSSLAENGAGTDAGRDDGVDATQALIDAGESPECPECGSMSLYYSEGCKTCESCGWSEC; encoded by the coding sequence ATGAGCGACGCCGAACGGACGGTAGAGGAGATCGATCTGCCGATCAAACGCACCGAAGGCGAGACGCTGAAAGAGCGCCTCACCGACAACGCCTACGAGAACATCCTGCCGGCCCGATATCTCCGAAAAAATGCCGACGGAGAACTGATCGAAACACAGGAGGAACTGTTCGTCCGGATCGCGGAGAACATCGCGCTCGCCGAGGCGGTGTTCGAGGCCGAAAAGCGCGGCGTCGAGGTCACGGTGACGCCGGACCAGCTCAAGCCCGACCATCCCCGGCGGGACGAACTCGCCGAGGAGGTGTTCGGAAAAGGCGTCACTTCCGAGGACGACGCGGAAACCACGCTTTCTGTCTACAACGTCAACAAATTCGCCTACGAGACGATCGTTCCGGAACTCCCGCCGGAAATCGCCGCAGTAGTCCAGGAGAAGGCCGAAGAGTTCCGGAAGATCATGGAGGACCTTTCTTTCGTTCCGAACTGCGTTCCGCCGGATTCGCTGGTCGCTGCAGGCGGTGGAATGAAACCGCTCACCGATGTCGAACCCGGGGAACGCGTGTACGACGACGTGGATGGAAACGCCAACGTCGAAGAGAAGTATCAGAACGGGGAGAAACCAGTTCTGGAGATCGAAACGGATTCCGGATATACAGTACGGGCAACACCGGAGCACTACTTCCGCGTAATCGACGAACGTGGGGAGTACGCGTGGCGCCAGTTGAAAGAACTCGAACCGAGAGACACGATCGCCCTCCAGCGGAACTTCCTGGACGACGACGGGGAACAGCCCGTACTCCGAACAGAAACACACGCCACTGACGGAGGGACGTCCGCCAGTCTCCCCTCGCTGGGACGGGACCGGCTTTCGATCGAAACACCCGAGACGGTTACACCCGATTTCGCCGAGTGGCTCGGCCTGTACATCGGAGACGGAACCGCCCGCGAAAGCGGGGTCAGAATGGCGTTCGACGACGCCGACGAAGATCTCGTCGAGCACTGGAGCTCCCTGACAGAGAAGGTCTTCGGATTCGAACCGACTGCCGGACCTCACGGAGAGGCAGCGTGTATTATCGGACGCGCAAGTCGACGCGAACTGTACGATTTCCTGGAAGGGAACGACCTATTGAAGGACAGTTCCAAAACTGCGACGGTTCCGGACACCGTACTCCGGTCCGGGCGAACAGCCGTAGCACGGTTCTTGCGGGGGCTGTTCGAAGCCGACGGCACAGTCGGAGAGCGGTCGATCGAGCTGTATACCCACAGCGAAGCCCTCGCCTCACAGGCACAGAAACTCCTTTTGGGACTCGGGATCCGCTCGACGATCCGGGAGAAACGTGACGGCTATCGGGTCAGTATTCGAAAGAACCGGTGTGGAAAGCGCTTCGTCGAGCAGGTCGGATTCATAAGTGACCGAAAGAGAAGTCACGCAAAACGGTTCGAAACGGTCGCGGACAGTGCCACATCGCTGAAGATCCCGAACCAGACCGAACGGCTCCTCGAGTGGTATCGAGAAAGCGACCTCGACCACGACGCCTACAAAGACCTCTCGCAGTTCCTTATCGATCCGACGTCGGAGTATCATCAGGAAATCGGCGAGGAACTGTTCGAAACGTACGCAGAAACGTACCCCGAACTATGGGAGTCACCAGTCGCAGAACACGTCGAACGTGACCAGTTTTACGAGCCGGTCGTCTCGATCACGGAACTCGGTACGATGGCGGTCGAAGACATGCAGGTTCCCCGCCGGAACACGTACGTCGTCGAGGGGTTCGTGAGCCACAACAGCCCCACAATAATGAACGCCGGCGACGAACTCCAGCAGCTCTCCGCCTGTTTCGTCGACTCTCCCGAGGACGACATCACCGACATCCACCAGACGATGAAGGAGGCGGCGGAGGTGTTCCAGTGTCTCACCGAGGACACCACCGTCTTCGTCGAGGACAAGGGGCTCGTCTCGATCGCGGACGTCGAGCCGGGCGACGAGATTCGAGGACGCGACGGGGAAGGACACCGCACGCGACGGGTCGAGGAAACCCATGCGTACGACGACGCACCCGTCTTCCGGGTCGTCACGGAGGCGGGAATCGAGCTCACGGGCACGCCGAACCACGAACTCTTCGTGGACGGCGACTGGACCCGGATCGACGAGATCGAGCCCGGCGACGCGCTCTCCGTTCGGCTGGGCTGGATTCCCGACATCGGCGAGGAGGTCGAACTCGCGTCCGTCGAAAGCGGCGTACGGGAGTCGATCTCGACACCCACCGACGGCGAACTGGCCGCCGAGACCCGCCTCTCGCCGCGGTCGGTCGCCCGGTACCGGGAGCAGCAGTCGCTGGAGCCGAACGGTCGCCCGGCGAAGGCCGTCACCCAACCGACGACGCTCACCGCCGACCTCGCCGAACTTGTGGGTATGTGGGTCGGCGACGGGTCGACACACGAGGACGGGATTCGGTTCCATCTGCGCCGCGAGGAGACGCTCGAGCACGCCGACCGGCTGTGCCGGGAGCTGTTCGACGAGGGGCTCGACTGGCAGTGGGCCGACGACTGCTACGACGCGGTGTTGCACAGCCACGAGATCAGGCGCTTCTGGCTCGAGAACTTCGGCGACGCGAACCCCGAGTCGACGACCGCGTCCGTACCCGGGCCCGTCCGGCGCGCGGACCGCGACGTCATCGCTGGATTCCTCCGGGGGCTGTACTCCACCGACGGCAGCCTGCAGAAGGGAGCGTATCCCCGGCTGTGGAGCGCCTCCGCGGAACTGATCGACGACGTCCAGCAGCTCTTCGTCGGTCTCGGAATTCCGGCGGCGACGTGGGAGCACGACTCCACGGATCGCGATTACGACAACGTCGGTCCGACCGGGGAGGTCGGCCTCGAGCGGTTCGCCGACCTGGTCGGCTTCGTGGACGGCCGAACGGAGGAGATGCGATCGGAACTGGCCGAGATCGATCACGCGGGGACGACGTTCGGAACGATCGACGGCTCGACGTGGGAGGTCCCGGTCGAACGCGTCGAGGCGGCCGGCACCGACGTCGTCTACGACGTGACCGTCGAGGAGGAGCCCGAGTACGTCGCGAGCTCGGTGGTCTCTCACAACAGCGGCGGTGGTATGGGATACGCGTTCTGGAAGCTCCGTCCCTACGGCGACGCGGTTGGCTCGACCGGCGGGATCGCCTCCGGGCCTATCACATTTATGAGGACTTATGACCAGATGTGTTTCGTCCCTGAAACGAAAATCCTCACTCCCGGCGGGACGACATCGATCGAAGAACTGGACGAGGGTCAACTGGTAATCGACGAGAACGGGGACGCACAGCCGGTCACTGAGACGATGGAGCGATTCGTCGACGAGGAGATCGTCGAAATCACGCCGAAGCGGATCAACAAGCCGCTTCGCGTAACCGAAGAACACCCGTTCAAAGTCGTCCGTGACGACGGATTCGAGTGGATCGATGCCGGCGATCTGGAGGAAGGAGACCATCTCGTCTTGGGACACTGGAGCGACGAAAACGACATCGCTATCGACGGGACGATAGATCTCACCGGGTTGGCTTCCGGCCCCCTCGTCTTCACCGACGGAGGGGTCGTAATCAACCGGGAGCATTACGGCGTCTCGAAGGGGACGCCCCCGGCGGCGTTCGAATCCGAGGTCCCGACGGAGGATTTCGCAACGGTCGCCGGCTGGTATCTCGCGGAAGGAAGTATCCGCTACCAGCGGAGGATCCCTTCAACAGTAACGTTTACGCTGAACAACGACGAGCGGGCGGCGGCCGAAGAGATCCGGGAAGCGCTCAACTCCTTCGGGGTCGACTCGCGGATCCGCGAAGTCGAAGACCGGAACACGCTCCACGTTCACGCGGAACATACCAGCTTCGCGGGTTTCATCGAAGGAACGTTCGGCACCGGCGCGTCGGAGAAGTCGGTCCCCCGTTTCCTCTGGAACGCACCCGTTTCCGTTCAGGCACGCGTGCTGGAGACGCTGTTCGAGGGCGACGGACGGCTCGAAAAGCGTGGAAAGAGTCAGCGCGTACAGCTCAAGCTGGCCAACGAGGAGATCGTCGACTTCGTCTTCCAGGTCGGAGTCCGCTGTGGCGTCCAGTTCTCTCGCCACGATAGGACCCCGGAGGACCGGCAGCCGACGTACTCGGTCAGTGCGAGCGTGAGTACTGCACTCGGAACCCCACTCGAATGCCTCTTCGAGGAGGTTCCCGACGGGTTCGCTCCACGGGATCGGACAAAGCAGGCGAACGGTCGAGAAGTCGTTGCGATCGATTCGATCGAACGGACGCACTACAGTGGACCGGTCTACAACGCCGAAGTCGCGGGTACCCACACATACGTCGCCGAGGACGTTGTCGTTCACAACTGCGAGACTATCGCACAGGGAGGTGCCCGCCGTGGCGCGCAGATGGGGGTGATGCGCGTCTCTCACCCGGACGTCATCCAGTTCATCCACGCGAAGAACAAGGACGTCTCGCTGGCTCACTCGCTGCGGCTGAACGATCCGGACGACTACACGCACAACTCCTTCAAGGAGGCGCTCGAGGAGGCACGGGAACTCATCGACGACGAGGGCCGAGTCCCCAAACATCTCCGGAACGCCGTCGAGGGACACCTCTCTAACTTCAACATCTCCGTGGGCGTCACGGACGACTTCATGGAAGCGCTGTACAACGACGAGGAGTTCACCTTCACCAACCCGCGAACCGGCGAGCCCCACGTCGCGACCCCGGAGACGAAGGAACTGTACGACATGTTCGGCCTCGGCGAGTACGTCGAGGTCGGCGAGGTGCTGTCGGTACCGGCGGCCGAAATCTGGCAGGACATCGTCGAGGGCGCCCACGAGAACGGCGAGCCCGGCGTGATCTACCTCGAGCGGGTGAACAAGGAGCATTCGTTCGACGTGGAGGACCATCCGGATCATCGCATACTCGCCACGAATCCGTGCGTCACCGGCGACACGCTCATCAGCACCGAAAGCGGGCTGATCCCGGCCGAGGAGCTGTACGAGCAGGGCGTCGCTCGCGACGTCGTCGTCGACGGGCGGCTCAGCGAGGATCGAGTCAAGGAAGCCAGCAGCGTCTACCGGACCGGCGAGAAAGAGGTATATAAACTCACCACGGAGGAGGGGTACGAACTCCGCCTGACCGCCGACCACCGCGTGATGACCGACGACGGCTGGGTCGAGGCCGCCGACCTGGACGCCGGCGACACGGTCCACGTCCAGAACCGGAAAGGCGAATTCGGCCGGCACGGATCCGCCGCCGAGGGACGCGTGCTCGGCTGGCTGGTCGGCGACGGCCAGATGAAATCTTCGGAAGAACGGGCCGTTCTCCACTTCTACGATCGAGACACGGAACTCTCCGAGGAGTTTGCTGGATACGTAAACGAAATCGTCCGCAACCCCATCGGAAATGCGGACTACGGGGTCGGCGTAACACAGATTCAGCGCCGTGAGAGTCACCGTTCCGAGGCCGGAAGAGAAGAGCGGGTTCGATCAGAGCGTCTTTACGAACTCGCAGCCGACCTCGGCCTCGAAGCCGACAAGTTACAGGTTCCAGAGGCTGTTTTCAAGGGAAGCGAAGAGATGGTTCGTGGCTTCCTACAGTCGCTGTTTACAGCGGATGGAAGCGTACAGGGGACCAAGGAAAACGGCCGAACAGTCAGACTCGCGAGTGTAGATGTCGACCTTCTCGCTCAAGTTCAGCAACTCCTTTTGAACTTCGGGATCGCGAGCACGATATACGAGGGGCGCAAATCCTCCGGAAAACGAGAACTTCCTGACGGAAATGGAGGAACTAAAGAGTACGAAACCCAGGGATTCCACGATCTCGTCATTTCGAAGGATAATCTCGTTCGGTTCCGGGACGAAATCGGCTTCCTCCGGGAAGACAAGCAGTCGAAACTCGAGGCACATATCGACTCCTACACGCACGGGCCGTACAGTGAAACGTATACGGCGACTGTGGAATCCGTTTTCGAAGACGGAACTGAAGAAGTGTTTGATTTAACGGAAACAGACACACATTCGTTCATCGGAAATGGGATAGTAGTTCATAACTGTGGTGAGCAGCCGCTTGAAGAATACGAGGCCTGCAACCTGGGTCACATCAACCTCTCGACGCTTGCGGCCCTCGACGCACCCGACTGGCGTGCCTGGAGTGCCGAGCACGAAGACGAGTACGACAGCCAGGCCGAGGCGGTCGAGGCGTTCCTGGAGGAGGCGATCGACTTCGAGGAGTTCGACTACCGGATCGATCGCGGCACTCGGTTCCTCGAGAACGTCGTCACGATGTCGGACTTCCCGGTCGAGAAGATCGAACAGAAGGTCCGGGAGATGCGCAAGATCGGCCTCGGGATCATGGGGCTGGCGCAGCTGTACGTCCAGCTGGGCGTCCGGTACGGCTCCGAGACCGGCAACGAGATCGCCCGCCAGCTCATGACCCACATCAACCACACCTCGAAGTGGACGTCCCACGAGCTGGCAGAGGATCGCGGCGCATTCGCCGACTGGGAAGACTCGAAGTACGCGAACCCGACCGAGTACGCCGAGTGGTTCGAGCACCACACCGGACTCGACGCCGACGAGTGGGAAGACGGGTTCCCGATCCGGAACCACAACACCACGACTATCGCACCGACCGGCTGCGTCGACGAGGACTCGCTGATCTCGACCGACGAGGGGCTGCAGCCGATCAAGAACCTCGACGAGACGACCGCCGAGTTCGAGCAGTGGGACGAGATCGAGGTCGGCGTCTCGACCGACGGCGGGACGAAGACCGCGACCGCCGTGTACGACAACGGCTTCGCCGACGTGCGCCGGATCGAAACCGAGGGCGGCTTCAGCGTCGCCGCCACCCCGAACCACCGGTTCCGGACGCTCACGGACGACGGCGAGTACGCCTGGAAGGAGGCCGACGACTTCGAGCCGGGCGACACCGTCATGCTGCAGCGGGGAACGTTCCAGAACGGCCCGCGGACGTCACTGGATACCAGCGAGAAGGGGAACCGCCACTGGAACTCCGACGAGAACCTGACACTCCCGGAAGAGATGACGCCCGAACTCGCAGAGTTCCTCGGGTACTTCATGGGCGACGGCTACGTCCACGACGACGTCGGGATCAAGCTCGTCGTCGAGTCCGACGCCGAGGAGCTGGACACGTACCTCCGTGAACTCGGAGAATCCCTGTTCGGCGTCGAGCCAACAGTGGAGGACCGGGACACGCGACACGTGCTCGTCTTCGGCGGTCGTCACCTCCCGCGGTACTTCGAAGACAACGGCTGGAAGAAGGCCGACGGGAACACCGGCGAGGGTGCCGCAAGCGCGTTCGTCCCCGAGGAGGTGCTCGCGAGCGACGAAGCGGTCGCGAAGGCGTTCCTCCGCGGGCTGTTCGAGGCCGACGGGACCGCCTCGCGGAAGGTCGAGCTTTCGACCGTCTCGGAGACGCTGGCGGATCAGGTCCAGACGCTCCTGCTCTCGCTCGGCGTCGTGTTCGTCCGCGACGTTCTGGAGATGGACGCCAGGGAGGACCACTACGGCGACCACCCGCGCCACTGTCTGCGGGGAGCGAACAGGCGCGAGGACAAGCGGTTCCTCGAGGAGGTCGGCTTCGTCACGAAGTCGACCGAGATCGAACTCACGGCCCAGTCGTACAAGAACGACACGTATCCGCCGGCGATCGTCGAGGCGCTGCGGGACGTCGACGGCTACGACGCGGTGAGCAGCTCGGTGAAACACCGGGTCAACCAGTCGCCGAGGAACGGTTCTGTCTCTCGGAAGCTGGTGCGGGACGTAGAAGCCGAGACGGGCGAGACGGTACACCTGGACGGACGGTGTCTCACGGACTTCTACGCGGCGACCGTCGAGACCGTCTCCGAGGAGAAGGCCTACACCAAGGACATCAGCGTCCCGTCGAACAACACCTACGTCGCGAACGGGTTCGTCACCCACAACACCACCTCGATGCTCGGAAATACGACAGGTGGCTGCGAGCCGATATATAACGTCGCGTACTACAAAAACGTCACCGACGACGTGCAGGGAGACGAGATGCTCGTCGAGTTCGACGACTACTTCCTTAGGGTGCTCGAGGCAAACGATATCGACGTCTCATCGGTGAAAAAGGAGGCACAAGAGCAGATGGCCGCAAACGAGTTTGACGGCGTCGAAGGGCTGTCGACGGTGCCAGACTCCATCGGAGAGCTGTTCGTCATCACCGAAGACCTATCTGGAAAGCAACATGCCTCGGTGCAGTGTGCCTGTCAGGAAGGTGTCGACTCTGCGATCTCCAAGACCTGCAACTTCCCGAACGAGGCGACCGTCGAGGACATGGACGAGGTGTACCGGTACATCTACGATCACGGCGGAAAGGGCGTCACAGTCTACCGGGACGGCACTCGCTCGAAGCAGGTGTTGACCACGCGGGCGAAGAACACCGACTTCGCCGACGAGAGCGAGGCCGCCGAGGCGATCACCGAGCAGATCCAGGAGGTGTTCGGCGGGCTCGAGTCGTTCCTCGAGAACGACGACGTCCGGGAGGCGCTCGACGCGGAGATCGAAGCGTTGCTGGAGTCGGTCGACGACGGGTCCAAGTACACCGAGCGTCGGGCCCGACCCGACTCGCTCACCGGTGTCACCCAGCGGATCGACACCGGCTACGGGAAGATGTACGTGACCGTCAACGAGGACGAGAACGGCGAACCGTTCGAGCTGTTCGCGAACATCGGCCACTCGGGCGGGTTCACCAACTCCTTTACGGAGGCGCTGGCGAAGGTGATCTCGACGGCGCTGCGGTCGGGCGTCGACCCCCACGAGATCGTCGACGAACTCCAGGGGACCCGGTCGCCGAAAGTCGCCTGGGACAAAGGCGAACAGATACAGTCCATCCCGGACGCGATCGGCACCGCGATGCGGCGGTACCTGGACGACGAAATCGAAAAGGGCTACCCACAGCAACAGCGTCTCGAAGAGGCCGCCGGCGGGATGTCCGCGGCCGTCGGCGACAACGACGTCCACGACGTCGACAGCGACGAGGAAACCGACGGGGGCTCTTCACTCGCCGAGAACGGGGCCGGTACCGATGCCGGGAGGGACGACGGCGTCGACGCGACCCAGGCGCTCATCGACGCCGGAGAGTCGCCCGAGTGTCCCGAGTGTGGCTCGATGTCGCTGTACTACTCGGAGGGCTGTAAGACCTGCGAGTCCTGTGGCTGGTCGGAGTGTTGA